The Euphorbia lathyris chromosome 3, ddEupLath1.1, whole genome shotgun sequence genome contains a region encoding:
- the LOC136221573 gene encoding mitochondrial hydrolase YKR070W-like, whose product MRHLAAIAKALKSQKPNGKQLSISRSFSQIHSQSERPSFGIAFDIDGVIVRGESPIGGSPQALKRLYDTSGALKIPYIFLTNGGGFPDSKRALELSKLIGVDILPLQVVQGHTPFKQLVNRFENELVVAVGKGEPAAVMSGYGYKNVVSIDEYTSYFDGIDPLAQYKIWTTEHTAKHSSTSVQMNTRDTLRSQRVQAAFIVSDSVDWSRDIQVLCDILRTGGLPGRELGHQPHLYFANDDLAYQATFPSERLGMGAFRIALEAVFNRIHPTPLEYTSFGKPNPLVFKEAETVLKKIASPLPHVINPVDHEIEGAHHFNTLYMIGDNPAVDIKGAREAGHPWFSILTRTGVFRGTENHKEFAADLVVNTVEDAVDYILKKECTLGGL is encoded by the exons ATGAGACATTTAGCAGCGATAGCAAAGGCTCTCAAGTCTCAAAAGCCCAACGGAAAGCAATTATCAATTTCACGATCTTTCTCTCAGATTCACTCACAATCGGAGAG ACCTTCTTTTGGCATTGCGTTTGATATCGATGGCGTCATTGTTCGTGGCGAATCTCCCATTGGCGGCTCTCCTCAAGCTCTCAAGCGCTTATACGACACCTCCG GTGCTTTAAAGATTCCTTACATTTTCTTGACGAATG GAGGTGGTTTTCCAGATTCTAAAAGAGCCTTGGAGCTAAGCAAACTTATAGGTGTGGATATTTTACCTCTCCAG GTTGTACAAGGTCATACACCTTTCAAACAGCTGGTGAATAG ATTTGAGAATGAACTTGTTGTTGCTGTGGGAAAAGGAGAACCTGCTGCAGTGATGTCTGGCTATGGATATAA AAATGTTGTCTCAATAGATGAATACACATCTTATTTTGATGGCATTGATCCACTTGCGCAATATAAGATATGGACAACTGAGCACACTGCTAAACATAGTAGTACTTCGGTGCAGATGAATACAAGAGATACTTTGCGCTCACAAAGAGTTCAGGCTGCATTCATTGTTAGCGATTCTGTTGACTGGAGCAGAGACATTCAG GTTCTTTGTGACATTTTAAGAACTGGAGGTCTTCCTGGAAGGGAGCTTGGACACCAACCACACCTTTATTTTGCAAATGATGACCTTGCATACCAG GCTACTTTTCCTTCAGAACGCCTTGGCATGGGAGCTTTCAGAATTGCTTTAGAAGCAGTCTTCAATAG GATTCACCCTACTCCTCTTGAGTACACATCTTTCGGGAAGCCAAATCCATTAGTGTTCAAGGAGGCTGAAACTGTCCTAAAGAAAATTGCTTCACCTCTTCCTCATGTTATCAATCCTGTGGATCACGAGATTGAAGGAGCTCATCATTTTAATACACTGTATATGATAGGAGATAACCCTGCAGTTGACATCAAGGGTGCAAGAGAG GCTGGACATCCATGGTTTTCTATCTTGACCAGGACAGGGGTTTTTAGAGGAACAGAAAATCACAAGGAGTTTGCAGCTGATCTG GTTGTCAACACGGTGGAAGATGCTGTGGactatattttgaaaaaagaGTGCACTTTAGGAGGGCTTTAA
- the LOC136221634 gene encoding enoyl-[acyl-carrier-protein] reductase, mitochondrial, whose product MASMTTRSIAMRALSGRSSSYLFNFSRTRFSIVRAFSALMSPPSKAIIYDQQGPPDSVTRVVEIPPVEVKENDVCVKMLAAPVNPSDINRIEGVYPVRPQVPAVGGYEGVGEVHSVGSAVKDISPGDWVIPSPPSFGTWQTYIVQDQSVWHKINKELPMEYAATITVNPLTALRMLEDFTTLNSGDSVVQNGATSIVGQCIVQIAKSRGIHSINILRDRPGSDEAKESLMKLGADEVFTESQLQVKNVKGLLSNLAEPALGFNCVGGNSATLVMKFLRQGGTMVTYGGMSKKPVTVSTSSFIFKDLSLRGFWLQKLMASEKAKECRQMIDYLLSLARDGKLRYEMEMVPFEDFHAALDKALGKQGSQPKQVLKF is encoded by the exons ATGGCGTCCATGACGACGAGGTCAATAGCCATGAGAGCTCTCAGTGGGCGATCATCATCCTATCTCTTCAATTTCAGTAGGACACGCTTTTCTATCGTCAGGGCATTCTCAGCCCTCATGTCGCCCCCGTCCAAGGCTATAATCTACGACCAGCAAGGTCCACCTGATTCCGTTACCAG AGTGGTAGAGATACCGCCAGTTGAAGTGAAAGAGAACGATGTGTGCGTTAAAATGCTAGCTGCTCCGGTTAATCCCTCTGATATCAATCGAATTGAAG GAGTGTACCCAGTGAGGCCCCAAGTGCCTGCTGTTGGAGGATATGAAGGTGTAGGAGAAGTGCATTCTGTAGGCTCTGCAGTTAAGGATATTTCGCCCGGGGATTGGGTCATTCCATCTCCACCTTCTTTTG GGACATGGCAGACATACATCGTACAAGATCAGAGTGTTTGGCACAAAATCAATAAAGAGTTGCCCATGGAATATGCTGCAACAATCACGGTTAATCCTTTGACTGCTTTAAGGATGCTTGAAGACTTCACTACTCTAAATTCAG GAGATTCTGTTGTCCAAAATGGAGCCACAAGCATTGTAGGGCAGTGCATTGTCCAGATTGCGAAATCTCGTGGCATCCATAGTATTAATATATTAAGGGACAG GCCTGGGTCGGATGAAGCAAAAGAAAGCTTAATGAAACTAGGTGCTGATGAAGTGTTCACTGAGAGCCAATTACAAGTGAAGAATGTCAAGGGTCTCCTG AGTAATTTAGCCGAACCAGCTTTGGGGTTCAACTGTGTTGGTGGCAATTCTGCTACTTTGGTCATGAAGTTCTTAAG ACAGGGAGGAACTATGGTAACTTATGGTGGAATGTCTAAGAAACCTGTGACAGTATCAACATCGTCCTTCATTTTCAag GATCTATCCTTGAGGGGGTTCTGGTTGCAAAAGTTGATGGCGTCTGAGAAAGCAAAAGAGTGTCGACAAATGATAGATTATCTTCTGTCCTTAGCACGTGACGGGAAGTTGAGATACGA AATGGAGATGGTTCCTTTCGAAGATTTCCATGCAGCTTTGGACAAGGCACTTGGGAAACAAGGAAGCCAGCCTAAACAAGTCTTAAAATTCTGA